The genomic segment TCAAGAAGCACGGACTTGCTGAGTCGTCACAGGGTTGGCGTCGCGTCGTCATCGAGAAGCCGTTCGGGCACGACCTCGCTTCGGCCCAGGAGCTCAACCAAATCGTTGCCGACGTCTTCCCGAGCCAGTCGGTGTTCCGCATCGACCACTACCTCGGCAAAGAGACCGTCCAGAACATCCTGGCGTTCCGTTTCGCCAACGGGATGTTCGAGCCGATCTGGAACAACCACTACGTCGACCACGTACAGATCACGATGGCCGAGGACATTGGCATCGGATCCCGCGCCGGCTACTACGACGGCATTGGTGCAGCGCGCGATGTCATCCAGAACCACCTGCTCCAGTTGATGGCTCTGATCGCCATGGAAGAACCCGTCTCGTTCAACGCCAAGAGCCTGCGCATCGAGAAGCAGAAGATCCTCGCCAACGCGCGCCCTCCCGCCCGCATCGACCTCCACACGGCTCACGCTCAGTACGAAGGTGGCTGGGCCGGTGGCGAGAAGGTGCTCGGTTACCACGAGGAGGCGGGCATCCCCAAGGGCTCGACCACCGAGACGTACGCCGCGATGCGTATCGACATCAGCACCCGCCGCTGGGCTGGCGTGCCGTTCTACCTGCGTACCGGCAAGCGTCTGGGCCGTCGAGTCACCGAGCTTGCCGTCGTCTTCAAGCGGGCCCCGCACCAGCCATTCAGCAAGCACGACGTTGAGGAGCTCGGCCAGAACGCGCTCGTCATGCGTATCCAGCCCGATGAAGGCGTGACATTGCGCTTCGGAGCCAAGGTGCCCGGTACGACGATGGAGATCCGCGACGTCAACATGGACTTCGCCTACGGCGGCGCCTTCGTCGAGAGCAGCCCCGAGGCGTACGAACGACTCATCCTCGACGTGCTGCTCGGCGATCCACCGCTGTTCCCGCATCGCGAAGAGGTGGAGCTTGCTTGGGAGATCCTCGACCCCGTGATCCAGCACTGGAGCAAGCAGAAGTCGGTCGACACCTATCCTTCGGGTACATGGGGTCCGGTGTCCGCCGACAAGATGCTCGAACGCGATGGCCGAGCTTGGAGGCGTCCCTAGTCATGGAGATCGCACTCGAGAAGACCAATGCGGCGCGCATCGCTCGCGCCCTCGTCAAGGCCCGTCGTGCCGCCGGCAGTCCAGCGATGGACATGGTGCTCACGCTGCTCGTCGTGACAGACGATCACAACGTTGGTGAAGCACTCAAGACCGCGACAACTTTGTCGCGCGAGCATCCGTCCCGCG from the Aeromicrobium panaciterrae genome contains:
- the zwf gene encoding glucose-6-phosphate dehydrogenase, producing MTTNPLRDPRDRRLPRIAGPCSLILFGVTGDLAKKKLIPAVYDLANRGLLPPGFALVGFARQDFGKQAFSKMIKQAAKDGARTAWSETVWKQLAAGIRFVPGEFDDDDAWERLGKTMKELDEQQGTGGNHAFYLSIPPGLFPVVVSQIKKHGLAESSQGWRRVVIEKPFGHDLASAQELNQIVADVFPSQSVFRIDHYLGKETVQNILAFRFANGMFEPIWNNHYVDHVQITMAEDIGIGSRAGYYDGIGAARDVIQNHLLQLMALIAMEEPVSFNAKSLRIEKQKILANARPPARIDLHTAHAQYEGGWAGGEKVLGYHEEAGIPKGSTTETYAAMRIDISTRRWAGVPFYLRTGKRLGRRVTELAVVFKRAPHQPFSKHDVEELGQNALVMRIQPDEGVTLRFGAKVPGTTMEIRDVNMDFAYGGAFVESSPEAYERLILDVLLGDPPLFPHREEVELAWEILDPVIQHWSKQKSVDTYPSGTWGPVSADKMLERDGRAWRRP